Proteins encoded by one window of Haliotis asinina isolate JCU_RB_2024 chromosome 6, JCU_Hal_asi_v2, whole genome shotgun sequence:
- the LOC137286782 gene encoding serine/threonine-protein phosphatase 6 regulatory ankyrin repeat subunit B-like, which produces METNDDLNLQMLVAAHQGNLDRLAEILDTGIDINSQDLMFSETAVVAACRYGCTDIVKFLVSKGANVNIQTKNGSTALHVAVINSKIPCLEFLLTCPDIMKDVHDELGMTPIMVAAHRGHHKEMAVLIKYGCRLDMTNNKGKAAIHLTQLPYQGHVGHHDGFQCLKHLINAGVDINTTDHDGMTPLHYAIKGGNFAAVKWLVSENCDLDSIANPSVLQFIRKDVPLPVTPLSLAVFYFNARVVKLLLAVGVAKQRYYNIISYSENNAEIHSLLSEMLQMPDTLKNITRRTIRKRIGRQIKTKVDLLMLPEVMKEFILCQGEIKF; this is translated from the coding sequence ATGGAAACAAATGATGACCTTAACCTTCAAATGCTGGTTGCTGCACATCAAGGCAATCTGGATCGCCTTGCCGAAATCCTGGACACAGGCATTGACATCAACTCTCAGGATCTGATGTTCTCAGAGACGGCTGTTGTTGCTGCTTGTCGCTATGGTTGCACGGACATTGTGAAGTTTCTGGTCTCAAAAGGAGCAAATGTCAACATCCAAACCAAAAATGGTAGCACTGCCTTGCATGTTGCTGTGATCAACTCGAAGATACCGTGTTTAGAGTTCCTGCTAACCTGCCCCGACATCATGAAAGATGTTCATGATGAGCTTGGCATGACTCCAATCATGGTGGCAGCTCACCGAGGACACCATAAAGAAATGGCAGTTCTTATAAAATATGGTTGTCGACTTGATATGACTAACAATAAAGGGAAAGCGGCCATTCATTTAACCCAGCTGCCTTATCAAGGACATGTCGGTCATCATGATGGCTTTCAGTGCCTGAAACATCTCATCAATGCAGGGGTCGACATCAACACAACTGACCATGATGGGATGACACcattacattatgcaataaagggaggtaacttcgCTGCTGTAAAATGGTTGGTGTCTGAAAACTGTGACCTTGATAGTATCGCAAACCCAAGTGTGTTGCAATTCATAAGGAAGGATGTGCCTCTCCCTGTTACACCTTTAAGTCTAGCCGTGTTTTACTTTAATGCACGTGTTGTGAAACTTTTACTGGCCGTTGGAGTGGCCAAGCAAAGATACTATAATATTATTTCCTATTCTGAAAATAATGCTGAAATTCATTCCTTATTATCTGAAATGTTACAAATGCCAGATACCCTAAAGAACATCACAAGAAGGACAATTCGCAAAAGAATTGGCAGACAAATTAAAACAAAGGTTGATCTTCTCATGTTACCAGAAGTGATGAAGGAATTCATTCTTTGTCAAGGTGAAATCAAATTTTGA